In the genome of Engraulis encrasicolus isolate BLACKSEA-1 chromosome 21, IST_EnEncr_1.0, whole genome shotgun sequence, the window TAATCAAAGGCAACAATACGTGGAATGTTTACCTGTCCACTGTGCACTTCCGCAGGGGGAAGAGGTATTTGAGAACGATAGATTACTAGACGGAGGCATGCGAGGTAAAATGACAAATGGGACGGAGTACAGGGAGGTGAGGCAGTACTCCTCGGACCACCACTGGGTCCGGTTCTATTTCACGACCCGCGTCTATTCCGAGTACGTGGGGGAGATCCTGGAAGAGCTGAACAATGATCCAAAACCAGACCTGGTCATCGTCAACTCCTGTGTGTGGGACGTCAGCAGGTATTTATGATGTTCACAGTCACACTGTGTCCTTAGTTTTATACACCACTATTCTTTACCCACAGACATGTTTACATGCATTCAAGTAGCCTGGCACAAGCCAGACTCTATAATCCTAACATGGCATGTGTAGTCTGGGCTTGCACCATAGGCAGAGCTGTGGCGCCAAGGGTTGGCGTTCAATCTGCGTGGTGGTCGCCATGATAAGCCCATCCCAGTGACTCGCTGCACATATTCATAACTCAGTCTGGCATCCTGCAAAGGCGTTTCTgtttcacgccagtgcattccgTGTTGAGGTGTGACGCCTTTGCAAGTAATGTAACTAATGTTGTGCTCCTCAGTGCCATGGGAAAACACTTTGTCACGTGACCAGATTTGTGCAAGGTCTTGATGCACAAACACGATAGACGGTTCACGTGACCTCAGCATGTTATCTTAATGCTCTGGTATGATGCCTTGTTGCAGAACTGCACAGAGCCTTGTAATTGTGAGGATGGAGACACTGAGGCCAGATTCATGGCCCTGCTATGATTATCCCCAGTGGTGCCATGCTAGACTGGGTTGGTCTTGTCTTGTTTACTAGCCTAGTATGCATGGTTTTCCCTCTTTGTTTGAGGCCTACGCTGTTGTTAGCCGCAATCATGCCATTTTTATGCCTGCCATTCAGAGAGACATCTGGCTGCTTCAAAGATGGATTTTTAGACTATTTATTAATTTGCTTGTTAATGAACAGATATGGGCGGAAGTGGAGGGATGGCTACCTACAGAACCTCTCCACCTTTTTCGAAAAGCTGAAAGCAATTCTTCCAGAAGAGTCTCTCATCATCTGGAATATGGCCCTGCCTCTGAGCAAATCCATCGTTGGCGGTTTCCTGGTACCTGAGGTGATCATGTCATGTCAAACATCTGATGCTTTCAGGTCATAGAGCGATTGTTTTGATCGTTGGAAGAAGGCTGTCTGACAGTCTGAGCTTCAGCCTCTGGGATGCTCACTGTCGAGCACAGCAGAATCAAGACATCCTGAGCTACTTCTCATCGActtagacccagggatgaccggagaaCTCGAAATGCTTTTAGCAgttttttgctttattttggtGCATTAACAAACTTCTGAGTACTCTTGAGTACTCCAGTCATCCCTTGGTCTATTTGAAGAGAAGTTGCCCAGTTTGTCTTGATGGTTTTTATCCTGACTGTTTTTTTTACATGCTTATATAACTTTGGAGCTGAAACCCAGAGCATGTCACTTCATTCATAATATTAACTTTATTTTGGTCATCTTAGAAGTTTTCTCAAGACCTTCAAAATGCCATTTTGCTTAACTTGGCTGTATAAATGACAGAACAAGAGGAACTCTCAAAAATAATCTGTAGGTTTTTAGGGTTTTTCTCAGTTTTCACTTCACATCTTTTCTGCCATATCCATGTCAATGATAGTGACTGACATGCTTCTGATACTGGCTAACCCCCCCCACTACCTCAGCTAACGAAAGTTCTGCAGGGAAACAATGGTTTTCTGGGCCATCTGCTGCTGTGTGTTAGATTGCAGAGTTCGGGCCCATGTTGCGTTTCGACATTGTCGAAGCCAACTACTGGAGTGCCACAGTGGCCAGTGCCTATGGACTGGATGTGCTGGACCTTCACTTCCACTTCCGCCGCAGTCTCCAGCTCCGCGCCCAGGACGGCGTCCACTGGAACGGCGTAGCTCACCGCCACATCACCTGCCTGCTCCTGGCCCACGCCGCGCAGGCCTGGGGCGTGGAGATGCCACCATCGCTGCTGCCCACAGGTAACGCCAAGTTTCGATTATTATCACTACCATGCTCCAGATTGTCATTAGTCTAGGTACCAGATAATTGTAGTGATGGATAGTGTGAGAGAATGGTGACATCTCCATATTTACCTGTCGGCTGCTGGCTCACGTTGCCGCACAGGCCTGGGGCGTGGAGATACCACCATCGCTGCTGCCCACAGGTAAAAGCAATCTTCATTCTCAATAGCATTAGATAAAGCGAGTTTAATTCTCAATAGCATTAATCTAGGTGCCAGATAATTGTAGTGGATACTAGTGTGAGAGAGTGGTCACCATCACCACATCACTTGTCTGCTGCTGGCCCAAGTCGATCATCTTTACTGAtgtgccacttcagccactcacattgaactcCACCGGTGACGCTGCTGAAAAcgacagatggagggagagccGATAATGCCGCTCATCTATGGAAAATCCAGACGCCCAGATGTGGCCAGCAGCTGTAGCAATATCATTTGCAGTTTGCAGAACCAGACATGATTGTGTCTTGATTGTCTTACACATTGATCTTTCAATGTTGTTAAATTTGAAGTTAGATATGTTTAGATGGTGTTTAGACTGTGTTTGTACTGACTTGAAAAGTGTCATTACCATGTGTGGTCCAATTTTTAAGTTCTTGATTTAAAAATATGGCCCAAATGAAATTCTAACTGTATAGCCTAGTTGCATGTGTTGCTACTTTTtgcttccaatctctctctctctctctctctctctctctctctctctctctctctctctctctctctctctctctctctctctctctctcaggtctgaATCAGAGTTGTGCCAACACCAACTTGGCCCTCAGGGACCCTCGCTTGCTAACCAGGAAGGCCAAGAACAAAGGTAACCACAGATTGAAAGACACACGAAGCTCATAAACCACAGTGTACTCCCACTGTCGCTTTTCATATCAAATCCAAGGAACTGCTTATTTAGCATCAGAACAATTATTTACCACTCTGACCAAGACAGGTCTGACCAAGCTGACCATGTAGGATATTTATTTTTTCAGAGCTTATCAAActcttaaagtgtatatctcaggttaatttttattcaaaataatggacttcctttgatagttctaccacttcaacaattatccatcatttttttcatgcaacagggcatcagaaaatgaaatataatgaggataagtgtgtattttcagtaacatgttcaaagaattctaatctattgtgtgacgtcaggcgaggccattcagtagcccgcagtagcagcagccctgtattctgtacggtgtttgattgaattatgccgtacgggtatgaaataaatatcattgccaatattatatcatgaccgctacagggtgccatgtgaccgtgaggcagtaaaatagcctaccagtgttcgaactataccaaaaaaaatggggggtgggggggtgagtggttacgattgcgcttgcctcaaagtgcgagtctcgaagggctaggcctaccatgtgatttcaaatttcaagtaggcctacactacaaattaccagacattgttagtatcaacctttagtaggtctatcatgccatttcagcatcatgtccaagtgggaaagaatgtaaacagcgacaaatgataaataaataaaaccgtttgggtgaatcattcgctccaagctttttaacggcaaggtgcaaagcagtcggctgcattgtaagagtgccagagattaccaaattcaaacgactgcaaagcaatctgtctgggcacagcgggaagcacctgtgcggtccacacggccgtcagcagaaaacgaatgaacctcccttgcaatacgtccgagaacatcagtacaccgtatgtcaaatggcgcatttgtctacttgtttcgagcaccacgtttcattgtcattgccgcgagtttctgacaaaccacataggctagttgagctgcacaacgtgacactatcatacacaacatgatgaagcgcccccctcacgtttgacatcctcgggccgaagtgtcataagggggtaaagaccgtgaacatagtgacacacacttcacagtggtgttggtgaaaacgaaacgaagttgcctcccacggcccaaacgcaaaataatgccgaaaattgaatgccccctcagttgtcctggctagggcaactggcgcgttatcactgcttcttattcaatgtaccagcacttgcattgtactcgcgctgcacttgtctcacaatgcaatcagctgcgtgctccgggcgaaatagtcaactctcccaccttgtggacacagaagggaacaatttgaagaacgcgtttcagacggacggacagacatgctcttatagagatgctgggacgcatctaaaaacgtggatccaacgtgcgtagtaggaaaatagagactgaaaagatacaaccaaaagcctctactcgaaggctccagccaacgctgttgacagattgtttgcctctctccctggtcatctgaatgagatgcttttatcaaacgtcataccaaatctacataggcctaggttagttttggtatttatgtttataggcctatttgatctggcgactattgttgttttactgtcttgcttgaaccgctctgtttggattacttgaagactttccatggattatcctgcatcgtctcagtgccgtgagtaacctggaacataagtaggctatatcatcagaggtgagcttagtcacttttggccgcgagagacttggaaggcttggatttgcgccacacaacgtggattattgaaactgaagacttgatttcttctatatggatactttcgtttggtaggcctataataacggACTGTGCAGTTTTTTTGTGacacacaggtttttttttttttcaaggaatataggttaaccttaaccgaaatagtcccgccgccgcgtgggttaggctacctatgctattgatttgtgacacgcatgtgggtgacctttattgaagttgcatgtaattctattgaATTGAAAATAGaccatgtgatttttacaacagcgacatgactcgggtggtatactttagttttgcacctaggaaaagtttgacgcgatttcagcaccatggacagtcactccccagtcgggcgagaagcaccacattttaggctacgcagatcatttcaacccgtttgtgctgtttgtaatttaggtagcctattgcatttagctgacacgatattggcagttaattaaacatgattaaaagcaagcccaaaaatatgaagggattagtaaaaaaagaagcccatgtcgcatagcctagtctagccataggtccaagcagaatttgcaaccctgcatgaataacatttctactaaaactagttggccaaaagttactagaTCGTttagaagttgttacagtgccctgcatgggaaaagccgcacgattaccggtagttgcgatttctattataggcctgcaggccacggctgttatatcattagtgatcgtcacctcgcctatgtaaaattccaggcaaataaaattagaacgttcactcatggcctcgcctgacgtagtcgccaggttacggttaaacccacatttgccacaacaaacaacaaaaatcgttgtttaacatcgtttttggagggacttatatatgtggatcatttattgaatacagtgtgtacacattgatccaaagtagtggttaacctgcgatatacactttaacaaTTCTGATGGCTTGATTGGTTAGGTGTATGGCTAGTTCTCTCATTTTCCCAGTTGGCTTATGCAGAGGAAAGACGGATCTGGTTGATTGTAGCTTGCGCCAGTAGAATACAGAGTCATGGCCCTACCGTGGGCTGACGGCAGGGAAACTTTTGATATTGTTTTCTACATGGAGGCGCGGCATCAGAGAACCACAAGGCCACAAGAAAAagcagaggacaggaggttagatgTTGAGTTGAACACTCAACTTGGTGAGTTTtgtgcagggttcccactggtgcttcaattccttgaaaatgttttcaaggttgtgaaaatgcttgaatgtttggtgaagtgcttgaaaatgcttgaaatttgtgtcaaaagtCAAATTCAGTAAGCCACATAATTGAAAtagattgttcaggtacatcaaaaatctgagggagtgagatgtcagatgggatttgccattcgacaacctaaaattgattagaatgcatcttaaaaacacaaaattctgggggaggacccccacacgcccttcccgcgacctatttaaagggacagtttggtcaatttcaacatgcagttgaaatgctcacactaccctggacttgtcagtacctgagatttgtttttcttcttcagccgtttccgagatcctggtcattgtaatgggggcagctctttgtttacatttcaattttttttttaatttattcccaaaaacatccaaaaggttataaaacatcagcagacaactagcaaacagcagtaccttttgggaaaatatttggagttggcctatgtttcatttctaaaaaatgtaaacaaacgctgcccccattagaattgctcatatctctagaagggctgagccgaaaaatgtggcatcaccaggtactgacaagtcaagggtagcgtgagcaatacaactgcatgttgaaattgaccaaactgtccctttaagggtgctggaaaactgaaaatttggtgcttgaatttgttcatgaaaaagctgTGGGAACCCTGTTTGTAGTGGCCATAGGCTAATGTTTGgctacctcacctcacctcactctcctaccaaacatcttctattagagtaagatacttcaagcccgtgcatttcctggatccatgtgtgaacgcccctttaggagaccttcgcttAGGAGACCTTAGGAGTCTTATGGTTGAGAACGAATGGAGTTCCCTtgacactgtagatggcggtagcgcacatctcatgcaagctatcaccaaatgccacagaaagaaaataagaaggagaccgaacttgagcgcACTCCTTTGAATTGGGTGGGCAGAGTTAGGGTGATCTTACTCTGATAGAAGTTGTTTGCTCCTACTAGGCCCTCCATGGCAGCAGCGACAAAGATGGGTCAACTTCCACCAAGGACCAGCTCCCCCCTGGATGGCTCCAAGCTTCTACCCAGGtgaatgttacattacattacattatacttagctgatgctttcatccaaagtgacttacagttatttattggttgcagtccttggagcaatgtggggttcggtgccttgctcaaaggttCTTCAGCCATGAACAGAGGTGGActgataagggtgggatttgaacttacaaccctttgatctaaagtccacctccttaaccattaggccacggctgtcccaGCATTATGCTTATGTCAACAAGGGGTAGAGAGGTGACTTGGGCATTACATGAAGTTATACAGCAATGGCTCTATGGGCATCTGTGGCGTAATGGTTAGGGCAGTGGtctcaagatcagagggttgcaggttcgaatcccaccataaactctccctacacctccatccatggctgaagtgctcttgagcaaggcacctaacccaccaTGCTCCAGGCTCTGTAGCCAGTATCCTGGAAAAAACTTAAGTTTCTTAGCataaaagcgtcaactaagtgttATGTAATCTAATATAATGTTAAACAGTTTGAACGCCATTGTTGGTTCCACAGCTTTGCTACTGGTGTGAGGCCAGTCGGAACTTTATTCTTTTCATATTCTGGCCTGCCAGGCTACATGTCCTGATGTCGTTAAGATAAGTTatgctttttaaagggacactgtgcaggaaatggtcaaaacaagtactgcaactatgctgctcattgaaactgggctgcctattgccaaatttgatctttacatgaaagtttactaagtaataaacaaatattttctagtatggcccaagtacagtcatttttgcagctaaaaatggctatttttggaaattcaaaatggcggaccatggagaagatcccccttttcatgtatgacaagtgcaatttttccagtcataatgaatgcttagaatttgatgctggtggtatgtattcatgaaaaaggtaacattatttccagaattcatgctgcccattgactaaacagctaaaaatctcacacagtgtccctttaatcattCATTGTTTATTCTGTTCCTCCAGAAAATTCTGGAAATGGAAACGTGCCCTTTGCCAATGGTCCTTACCCCTCACCACATACAAACCCTGGCTTCAGAATGCCGAACACTCCAAGAGGTGAATACAACACTACATAAAATAGTCAATTTGCGCTGTCtatattcattcattcgttaattcgttcatacattcattcattcaaacaaAGCACAAAATTGTCAAATgtgctgtcattcattcattcattcatttattcatttataacGGTTGTCTGCAAGTTTTCCTCTTGACTTTTGCAAGGCCAAATTCTGGGATTTTGATTACTAAACACTAAATCTGCACTGCAGTTACTAAATGCACGCAACTCCGAACAGTCCCTTCCTCAATATCCTCCAAAATGCCAGTGCAGTCGTGCatagatggatttttttgtttgtacacacggtgttgtgaggaggggcaagacactggcagttaaccacgtgagctaattttttgactgacagctgttttgttgtgcgcagctagtttcgcgcagccaggttaaaacaaacatttagaacccatgtatactgtgaCTAGGCAGCTATCCACACCCCTGAACCTATCTGGTTCAGCTAACCAAGGGAACACTGGTTAGTTAACAAAACGGCAGGCTTTGGCGGGAGCTAGAGAACTTGTCTGTTTTCCATAACGTTGCAGACTGCCACtttaagattgacagttgcggaATCTGACTCTTTTTGTTCCCCCAGCAAATTCTGGAAACGTGCACTTTGGCAATGGgccttatccacacacacaccctggcatcAGACCACAAATTGCTCCTAGAGGTGATTGAATATGAATTACACAATTGTaaaaatatgtatgtatgcatttatatatttataaattcaaatatttctgtatttatttgtgtattttttcCAGTTCCTCCAGAAAATTCTGGAACTGGAAACGTGTACTTTGGAAATGGTCCTTACCCCTCACCACATACAAACCCTGGCTTCAGACCACCAAATGCTCCAAGAGGTGACTGAATTCTACAAAGCACACAATTgtaaaattgtatttattttattcttgtacgtatttatttgtgtattttttcCCAGTTCCTCCAGCAAATTCTGGAAATGGAAATGTGCACTTTGCCAATGGGCCTTACCCCTCACCACATACTAACCCTGGCTTCAGAACGCCAAACCCTCCAAGAGGTGACTGAATTCTACAAAATTGAATCCAACAAAATTGTCGCACAATTGTAAAcatgtatttattcatgtatggatggatgtaccggtatgtatgtatgtatgtatcttttTCAGTTCCTCCAGAAAATTCTGGAACTGGAGACGTGTACTTTGGAAATGGGCCTTACCCCTCACCACATACAAACCCTGGCTTCAGAACGCCGAACACTCCAAGAGGTGATTGAACACACATTGGACACCATTAAATTGTCTACAAATTCTACAAAGCACACAATTGTAAAAATGTATTGATGTATtctagttaattaattaattaatttatatatttttccAGTTCCTCCAGAACATTCTGGAAATGGAAACATGCACTTTGGCAATGGGCCTTATCCACACACAAACCCTGGCTTCAGAACTCCGAACACTCCAAGAGGTAATTGAACACACATTGGACACCATAAAATTGTCAAatgttcatgcattcattcattcattcatttgtgtcatctagaccagtgtttcccaaccaggggtacgtgtaccactaggggtacgtgagcacactgaagggggtacttggaaaaatgttattttaacaaatgcatggagcatagtcacactggaatagaagaaacgatgtaaaacacaagttagggggtacttatggcacaacaaaaaaggctcggggggtacatgagacaaaaaaggttgggaaacactgatctagacagTTGTCCTATTTGCACAATCTGACTTTTAGTTTGACTTTTTTCCCCAGTTCCTCTAGCAAATTCTGGACATGGAAACGTGCACTTTGGCAATGGGCCTTACCCCTCACCACATGCTAACCCTGGCTTCAGACCACCGAACACTCCAATTGGTGACTGAATACTACAACAttgaacacaacaaaattgtcaaatttgcattcatccatccatccatccattaattAATTCAACAGCTTGCATCGTCTGACTTTTTTGTTCCTATAGAAAATTCTGGAAATATAAATATATGCACTTCATTTAAACAAAGAACAAAATTGGCAAATgagcattaattaattaattaattaattaattaattagttcattcattcattcatttatttattcattcatataATCTTGACAGTTGTCCGACTTTATATTTTTTTGTTCCCGTAGAAAATTCTGTAAATGGAAACGTGCACTTTGGCAATGATCCTTACCCCCAGCCACACACAAACCCTGGCTTCAGAATGCCGAACACTCCAAAAGGTGACTGAATAATACACAAAATTGTCAGTGCTTTAGTACAATTAGGAAACATATACATGCCCTCACACTCACAGCGTTTATGTACACATAGAGAGAGGTAAATGAATAGTTGTTAATGAAATTACACAACCTGATTTTATCCTATGCATGTTTAGATTTTGAGGAAAATCAGCTTGGAGAAAAACTGTTAAAATGTGAGCAgaatgttttttgggtttttattttttataaaaaaaaaattcctTCACCAGACAAATCTGGAAACAGATGCACGCCCTCGCACCCACAACTGAACGTCCCAAGAGGTAAATTAATGGTTGTGGTTAAAGACCGTGAACTTACTTACTGTATATGCAGAAAATATTCCAATTGGCAGTATTCGGCATGCGTACGAGTCATGCAAACTTGAATGTGGCCGCATTCTGGTTTACCAAAGACCAAATGATGAACGCCCTGGGTTATGGTTGAATAAAACCAAACATTgggtcatgtaaacaccttaatCATAAAGTATCTAAGCATGAATTCATCAAATTGACACACAGAGAGGTGGAATGTAGAGGATAGAGATAACATGAAGGGACTTTTCTTGTCCAGGtatccatttgattttttttgtccttcACTAGAACAACCCGGAAACGGATTCATGCACCCATTGGCCTCACACCCACAGATGGACTGTCCAAGAGGTAATGAATGGTGGTAATAATAATAGCTTATGTGTCCCATCCATGTAGGGcggtaacgatattgtatcgaaccgagaaatcgtgatgcacagagttatgatactgtatcgtgatgcactctttcaaagttctgttacccttcagtccagaaaacggtcacatgatatgatgtgatagtgctataaacctataaacgatcatcaaaaataTACATTGAAAAACCATTGGGTGTATCGAActataggtcaaaaatcgtgatgtgaaccgaatcgtgagtttagtgtatcgttacagccctacatccAGGGATTATGATTCTCCCACAGATTATAATAAATGaaagaagtccgcaacactgttaatgctcccagtgatttatttgcacgacgtttcggaccttcgtcctttttcaagtgcaacggttgcacttgaaaaaggacgaaggtccgaaacgtcgtgcaaataaatcactgggagcattaacagtgttgcggacttttatcatttatttcagttactctattttgtccagcacctgtgccactgatgtgcgcgcattctccaccttctttTCTCTCCCACAGATTAGCCTTGCCCCTCTCCCAACCCAAGGCCAAAATTGGTAGCTTGTGTCACCATTTGGGGGCATCAAAAGATACTAGTTGCTATAAGAGTGCGAGTGTTTATGAGAACGGTATAGTTCCTGTGCACTCCGTATCTACTAGTGATGTTGGTTATGATTGCCGTATTTCCTTCATTGtacagtaagtcgctttggttaaaaagcgtctgccaaatgtaatgtaatgagaacaaAAGCTCCATCTTGTTTAAACTTACCAACTAGTGCTGTTCATAAGACCTGGCTATGTGGATCTTGTGGAGCCAGGTTAGAACATTTGATGATCAGGGTAGAAATGTGGAGATTTGATAAATGTAGTATAAATGTACGGTCGGCTATTTCACTTCTAAAAAGGTGGATGGTTGTTAAACGGAGGCATTTGGGAGTCGTGATTTCCCCTGTATTTTGAGCTGTTGAGGCAAGTCCTTCGACAATCATATGTGCTTTAATGTCAAAGATGAGTGAATGAACAGTGTTCGTGTCTTTCCTTTTTGTTCGTTCTTAGTTCCACCAGAACAATCTGAATCAACTGGATACATGGCCTGTGGCAACGGATTCTACCCAAGCAGCCAAACAAACTCACCAAGAGGTAAATCGTTATCTCCTTTGAAACTTATCCATTGTTTTCCCATGATGATGGAACATACTACATGTATGCTTATTCATTTCTGTTTTGTTCTTTGTTCTCTAGAACAATTTGAATCTAATGGAAACATGCCCTGTGGCAACAGATTTTACACAAACGGACCGACAAACTCTCCACGAGGTAAATGAATTTGTGTTGTCTCCCTTGAAACTGTTATCCATTGCCCACCTACAACGGTGGGACAAATTACAGCAATTgatatatttttgtttttgtttcttggtTAGTTTCACCACAACAGTCTGTATCTCATGGATTTTTCCATGGACCACACGGACCGAAAAACCTGCCAGCAGGTAAATGATTCCCTTGATGATTTCCCTTGAAACTGTTATGGATTGTTATCCATTGTCTATCCATGAGTGTAAACAAACGTCAGGTTTTCTCATTATTCTTtttctttaaattatttttaGTTCGACCAGAACAGTCTGGACCCCATGGCTTCTACCCAAACGGACAGACAAACTCATCAAGAGGTAAATGGTTTTCTTTTGTCTCTCTTGAACCCGTTATACATTGTTGCCCATTGTCCCCCCGCAACGGTGGGACAAACTACAGGTTttcatatatatgtatatatatatgtatatatatgtgtgtgtatttttttgttttaagtttTACCAGAACAGTTTGGATCTAATAGCAATCCATGCTGCAATGGATTCTACTCAAACGGGCCGACAAATTTACCAAGACATATGTATgatga includes:
- the LOC134437171 gene encoding uncharacterized protein LOC134437171 isoform X1, translated to MMATHFFKHQQAKELLHNKFVVILGDSNQRGMYKDLVQMLQRDDYLTRPQLKSKGEEVFENDRLLDGGMRGKMTNGTEYREVRQYSSDHHWVRFYFTTRVYSEYVGEILEELNNDPKPDLVIVNSCVWDVSRYGRKWRDGYLQNLSTFFEKLKAILPEESLIIWNMALPLSKSIVGGFLVPEIAEFGPMLRFDIVEANYWSATVASAYGLDVLDLHFHFRRSLQLRAQDGVHWNGVAHRHITCLLLAHAAQAWGVEMPPSLLPTGLNQSCANTNLALRDPRLLTRKAKNKGPPWQQRQRWVNFHQGPAPPWMAPSFYPENSGNGNVPFANGPYPSPHTNPGFRMPNTPRANSGNVHFGNGPYPHTHPGIRPQIAPRVPPENSGTGNVYFGNGPYPSPHTNPGFRPPNAPRVPPANSGNGNVHFANGPYPSPHTNPGFRTPNPPRVPPENSGTGDVYFGNGPYPSPHTNPGFRTPNTPRVPPEHSGNGNMHFGNGPYPHTNPGFRTPNTPRVPLANSGHGNVHFGNGPYPSPHANPGFRPPNTPIENSVNGNVHFGNDPYPQPHTNPGFRMPNTPKDKSGNRCTPSHPQLNVPREQPGNGFMHPLASHPQMDCPRVPPEQSESTGYMACGNGFYPSSQTNSPREQFESNGNMPCGNRFYTNGPTNSPRVSPQQSVSHGFFHGPHGPKNLPAVRPEQSGPHGFYPNGQTNSSRVLPEQFGSNSNPCCNGFYSNGPTNLPRVPPEKSGSNAHMDCGNRFYPNGPTNSPRDQCNNSSKTLFKHLLNFCAKVQDFPKSSVLPQVGQCHAQGFNSYPQRHSLCDNSAFVMRKVPGHLTHYRPY
- the LOC134437171 gene encoding PC-esterase domain-containing protein 1A-like isoform X2, whose amino-acid sequence is MMATHFFKHQQAKELLHNKFVVILGDSNQRGMYKDLVQMLQRDDYLTRPQLKSKGEEVFENDRLLDGGMRGKMTNGTEYREVRQYSSDHHWVRFYFTTRVYSEYVGEILEELNNDPKPDLVIVNSCVWDVSRYGRKWRDGYLQNLSTFFEKLKAILPEESLIIWNMALPLSKSIVGGFLVPEIAEFGPMLRFDIVEANYWSATVASAYGLDVLDLHFHFRRSLQLRAQDGVHWNGVAHRHITCLLLAHAAQAWGVEMPPSLLPTGLNQSCANTNLALRDPRLLTRKAKNKGPPWQQRQRWVNFHQGPAPPWMAPSFYPENSGNGNVPFANGPYPSPHTNPGFRMPNTPRANSGNVHFGNGPYPHTHPGIRPQIAPRVPPENSGTGNVYFGNGPYPSPHTNPGFRPPNAPRVPPANSGNGNVHFANGPYPSPHTNPGFRTPNPPRVPPENSGTGDVYFGNGPYPSPHTNPGFRTPNTPRVPPEHSGNGNMHFGNGPYPHTNPGFRTPNTPRVPLANSGHGNVHFGNGPYPSPHANPGFRPPNTPIENSVNGNVHFGNDPYPQPHTNPGFRMPNTPKDKSGNRCTPSHPQLNVPREQPGNGFMHPLASHPQMDCPRVPPEQSESTGYMACGNGFYPSSQTNSPREQFESNGNMPCGNRFYTNGPTNSPRVSPQQSVSHGFFHGPHGPKNLPAVRPEQSGPHGFYPNGQTNSSRVPPEKSGSNAHMDCGNRFYPNGPTNSPRDQCNNSSKTLFKHLLNFCAKVQDFPKSSVLPQVGQCHAQGFNSYPQRHSLCDNSAFVMRKVPGHLTHYRPY